A region from the Gossypium hirsutum isolate 1008001.06 chromosome A08, Gossypium_hirsutum_v2.1, whole genome shotgun sequence genome encodes:
- the LOC121205043 gene encoding uncharacterized protein has product MEGAVDVAEVVHGLGSSSSGHMPAADAPVPQATEVESHDRGARDDALSQAMLRVLERVAGASTGNRIRGSISERLWANGAEIFRGISGVALNVAEYWLEATEQIMDDLDCSVEQKLKGAISLLQDEAYQWWLIVRDGTLTNRVTWELFKMVFKGKYVGASYVDVRRKEFLNLVQEGKTVAEYEAEFLRLSRYTVGIVSTEYESKIAKEVKRTERQNREKDRNRFRRDSGPSGGANRSAKRTRVEKPVRAVAMNVVRPQVCGDSGKYIWASVGDVLVLVSSTDLWSIK; this is encoded by the exons ATGGAAggggccgtggacgtggccgaggtagtACACGGGCTGGggtcttcgtcttcaggacatatgccggcggcagatgcaccggtaccacagGCAACAGAAGTGGaatctcatgatcgaggtgccagGGATGACGCTCTATctcaggcaatgcttcgtgttctggaaagggttgccggggcaagtacgggtAACAGAATTCGAGGATCTATTTCTGAGCGACTCTGGGCTAACGgggcggagatctttaggggcatATCTGGTGTAGCCctgaatgtggctgagtattggttagaggctACGGAACAGATTATGGATGACTTAGACTGTTCCGTAGAGCaaaagctgaagggagccatatcattGCTAcaggatgaggcttatcagtggtggctcattGTGAGAGATGGGACCCTTACTAACAGGGTGACTTGGGAGCTATTTAAGATGGTCTTCaagggaaagtatgttggggcaagttatgtggatgtcCGTAGGAAAGAATTTCTAAATCTGGTTCAAGAGGGTAAGacagttgctgagtacgaggctgagttTCTAAGGCTGAGCCGGTATACCGTTGGGATAGTTTCTACGGAGTATGAAT ctaagatagctaaGGAGGTGAAGCGTACTGAAAGACAGAATCGTGAAAAGGATCGGAACCGATTTCGAAGGGATTCAGGACCCTCGGGTGGTGCAAATAGGAGTGCTAAAAGGACAAGAGTAGAAAAGCCAGTTCGAGCAGTTGcgatgaatgttgttagaccaCAAGTTTGTGGGGACAGTGGTAAGTACATCTGGGCGAGTGTAGGagacgttctggtgcttgtttccagtacggatctatggagcataaagTAA